The following proteins are co-located in the Phoenix dactylifera cultivar Barhee BC4 unplaced genomic scaffold, palm_55x_up_171113_PBpolish2nd_filt_p 000510F, whole genome shotgun sequence genome:
- the LOC120106262 gene encoding uncharacterized protein LOC120106262, whose protein sequence is MAHMSLFWCQKQGSTTTTTTSGSSRGGEATPTTTATAADRHCRSCGIGRLMRMLRKQSRLLCMASRPTAFHCQYDPLSYSRNFDRGSGTALDDDSAHFYYTFSSRFVANSSGISRGLTTNH, encoded by the coding sequence ATGGCACACATGAGCCTCTTCTGGTGCCAGAAGCAAggctccaccaccaccaccaccacctccggcAGCAGCAGAGGTGGCGAAGCAACCCCCACCACCACCGCGACCGCCGCCGACCGACATTGCCGGAGCTGCGGCATCGGCAGGCTCATGAGGATGCTGAGGAAGCAGAGCAGGCTGCTGTGCATGGCCTCAAGGCCTACCGCATTCCACTGCCAATATGACCCCTTGAGCTACTCTCGCAACTTCGATCGTGGCTCCGGGACGGCTCTCGACGACGACTCAGCTCACTTTTACTACACATTCTCGTCAAGGTTCGTCGCCAACTCTTCAGGCATCTCTCGGGGTCTAACAACCAACCATTAG